The Altererythrobacter sp. CAU 1644 genome has a window encoding:
- the traU gene encoding conjugal transfer pilus assembly protein TraU translates to MTGIRAFLVLFTAMLSLVFASPASADAGPGKCTGQFVNPITDICWSCLFPISVGGLEIWPSNRPDPDNPDLPVCLCGLRPGIAMGFWEPVRLADVSMKPWCFVNLGGMKLDPGFDIGFRSISGPSAVGGASQYYSSWHVHWYAYPLIYWMEIVADFLCLEPGSIDILYISEIDPLWQDSELTAIINPEAVLFANPLALAACAADCAASTANLPLDEMFWCAGCQGSMYPMNGNVSASIGHVQASRLVLSRFAYKLHRELVSWGTMGSKGLCGKYLMPVMRKQQYRFQATNPNPATKGRYACPPVGASTTFQSPGQVIPAIGEDMGYLVWRKRNCCAL, encoded by the coding sequence ATGACCGGAATCCGCGCCTTCCTCGTACTCTTCACGGCGATGCTGTCGCTGGTCTTCGCATCACCAGCTTCGGCCGATGCCGGTCCGGGCAAGTGCACCGGGCAATTCGTCAACCCCATCACCGACATCTGCTGGTCGTGCCTGTTCCCGATATCGGTCGGCGGGCTCGAAATCTGGCCGAGCAATCGCCCCGATCCCGACAATCCCGATCTGCCCGTTTGCCTGTGCGGGCTTCGCCCTGGCATCGCGATGGGGTTCTGGGAGCCGGTGCGGCTCGCCGATGTCAGCATGAAGCCGTGGTGCTTCGTCAATTTGGGCGGCATGAAGCTCGATCCCGGCTTTGATATCGGCTTTCGCTCGATCTCGGGTCCTTCGGCGGTGGGCGGCGCGAGCCAGTATTATTCGAGCTGGCACGTCCACTGGTATGCCTATCCACTGATCTACTGGATGGAGATCGTCGCCGATTTTCTGTGCCTTGAGCCGGGCTCGATCGACATCCTCTACATCTCCGAGATCGATCCGCTGTGGCAGGACAGCGAGCTCACCGCGATCATCAACCCTGAAGCGGTGCTCTTCGCCAACCCGCTGGCGCTCGCCGCCTGCGCTGCGGATTGCGCTGCATCGACCGCGAACCTGCCGCTCGACGAGATGTTCTGGTGCGCAGGCTGCCAGGGCTCGATGTACCCGATGAATGGCAATGTCTCGGCCTCGATCGGACATGTGCAGGCCTCGCGGCTCGTGCTCTCGCGCTTCGCTTACAAGCTCCACCGCGAGCTGGTCTCGTGGGGGACGATGGGTTCGAAGGGTCTGTGCGGCAAGTACCTCATGCCGGTGATGCGCAAGCAGCAATACCGCTTCCAGGCCACCAATCCCAATCCGGCGACGAAGGGCCGCTACGCCTGCCCGCCCGTCGGTGCCTCCACCACCTTCCAGTCCCCCGGACAGGTCATCCCCGCCATCGGCGAAGACATGGGATACCTCGTCTGGCGCAAGAGGAATTGCTGCGCGCTATGA
- a CDS encoding TrbI F-type domain-containing protein, with the protein MDRLNLPLRQLGPKLLALAVLVAALLWGAWITQQVTAAPKQRIVTVRLAETIGTFVEEAARADADPAVVQAASLAYLKAAESAVADMGHDGRVVLVAEAVLAGAAEDATPELEQRIADQLAGEKQP; encoded by the coding sequence ATGGATAGACTGAACCTCCCGCTGCGCCAGCTGGGCCCGAAACTCCTCGCTTTAGCGGTGCTCGTTGCCGCGCTCCTGTGGGGTGCGTGGATTACGCAGCAAGTCACTGCCGCGCCCAAGCAGCGGATCGTCACGGTCCGGCTTGCCGAGACCATCGGGACATTCGTCGAGGAGGCCGCGCGCGCCGATGCCGATCCGGCGGTCGTCCAGGCGGCTAGCCTTGCCTACCTCAAGGCCGCCGAAAGCGCCGTCGCCGACATGGGCCATGACGGCCGCGTGGTGCTGGTTGCCGAGGCCGTGCTCGCGGGCGCTGCCGAAGACGCAACCCCCGAACTCGAGCAGCGCATTGCGGACCAGCTCGCCGGGGAGAAGCAGCCATGA
- the traC gene encoding type IV secretion system protein TraC translates to MNLSLSSARDALLAGLFGDAKRGDHAQPRFALDMLSDWLPYRVYDEGPGLYRNAHSKGFILEVTPLIGADERTGEILGQFFSESLPQGACLQVLNFASPRIGAIVGPWFAPRYEQGGIYEAIAKARTNRLYDLVWNSGSAHAPFHARQVRLVLSLGVPVPGSVTDAELTECRDGMAGMLNSLGLASNRLEPAGLLALVDELTSPTTAREPDLTHWNREDTLDAQAIRRDIELEVEDDRLILRTERFRETGRGRDGVPQMGECYPDRFDVRHYGVRSTPERWAPWECARLIGDMFTDKLRFPCPAATMLCLHYPDQEAASARAGYKFMRTTSLSETKSARFLPKLSEQSAEWRHVQAELQAGKKLVKLFYGLTTISPLGEGDAHERTVKAIYKAAGWDLADERFLQLQGLVAAFPLSLADGLVHDLARLKRFRTMLSTTAAHIAPLQGEYLGGTIPHLLLLGRRGQPFFWSPFENAAGNHNIAICGKSGSGKSVLLQELCAALRGAGAKVVVIDDGRSFEHSVKLQGGRFVEFTLASGFSLNPFSMVDDARAHEDEDYQLDCFAMIKAIVGQMARPSAAPSDTERGLIDLAVTQVWNTLGSGGAIDDVAHALHQSDNEAGKDLATAIAPFCRGGSYAGFFSGKASFALEDDFTVFEMSDLASREELRSVVLSAIMFMTGQAMTRSSRSTKKLLLIDEAWAMLKGGSMGEFVETYARTARKYGGALATATQSLNDYYKSDGARAALENSDWMLVLQQKPETIADFRKEARLDMDDRTETLIRSLKRSGTEYSEIYLKGPEMEAVGRLVLDPLSATIFSSDPDTYAAIHRHVENGMPLERAVALVAGVEGGM, encoded by the coding sequence GTGAACCTCTCGCTATCCTCTGCGCGCGACGCGCTTCTCGCTGGCCTGTTCGGCGATGCGAAAAGGGGCGACCATGCGCAGCCGCGTTTCGCGCTCGACATGCTGTCGGACTGGCTTCCGTACCGCGTCTATGACGAGGGCCCGGGGCTCTACCGCAACGCGCACTCGAAGGGCTTCATTCTCGAAGTCACCCCGCTCATCGGCGCCGACGAGCGGACAGGTGAGATCCTCGGCCAGTTCTTCTCCGAGAGCCTGCCGCAAGGCGCCTGCCTGCAGGTGCTGAACTTCGCGTCCCCGCGCATCGGCGCCATCGTCGGCCCTTGGTTCGCGCCGCGCTACGAGCAGGGCGGGATCTACGAAGCGATTGCGAAAGCCCGCACCAACCGGCTCTACGATCTCGTCTGGAACTCGGGCTCGGCACACGCGCCGTTTCATGCACGCCAAGTGCGTCTGGTGCTCTCGCTCGGCGTTCCGGTGCCCGGAAGCGTCACCGATGCAGAACTCACCGAATGCCGCGACGGGATGGCAGGCATGCTGAACTCGCTCGGCCTTGCATCGAACAGGCTCGAGCCCGCAGGCCTGCTCGCACTGGTCGACGAACTCACCTCGCCGACGACAGCGCGCGAACCCGATCTCACCCACTGGAACCGCGAGGACACGCTCGACGCGCAGGCCATCCGCCGCGATATCGAACTCGAGGTCGAGGACGACCGGCTGATCTTGCGCACCGAGCGCTTCCGCGAAACCGGACGCGGCCGCGACGGCGTGCCGCAAATGGGTGAGTGCTATCCCGATCGCTTCGATGTGCGCCACTACGGCGTGCGCTCTACCCCTGAGCGCTGGGCACCGTGGGAATGCGCGCGGCTCATCGGCGACATGTTCACCGACAAGCTGCGCTTTCCCTGCCCGGCTGCGACCATGCTGTGCCTGCATTATCCCGACCAGGAAGCCGCCTCGGCGCGCGCAGGCTACAAGTTCATGCGCACCACCAGCCTGTCGGAAACGAAGAGCGCACGTTTCCTGCCTAAACTGTCCGAGCAGTCGGCAGAATGGAGACATGTCCAGGCCGAGCTCCAGGCGGGCAAGAAGCTGGTCAAGCTGTTCTACGGTCTCACCACGATCTCGCCGCTCGGCGAAGGCGATGCGCATGAGCGCACGGTCAAGGCTATCTACAAGGCAGCCGGCTGGGACCTCGCCGACGAGCGCTTTCTCCAGCTCCAGGGTCTCGTCGCGGCCTTCCCGCTGAGCCTCGCCGACGGGCTTGTCCACGACCTTGCTCGGCTCAAGCGCTTCCGGACCATGCTCTCGACCACCGCGGCCCATATCGCCCCGCTGCAGGGCGAGTATCTCGGCGGCACTATCCCGCACCTGCTGCTTCTCGGCCGGCGCGGCCAGCCCTTCTTCTGGTCACCCTTCGAGAACGCGGCGGGCAACCACAACATCGCGATCTGCGGGAAGTCGGGCTCGGGCAAGTCTGTGCTCCTGCAGGAACTGTGCGCAGCGCTACGCGGCGCGGGCGCGAAGGTCGTGGTGATCGATGACGGACGCAGTTTTGAGCATTCGGTCAAGCTGCAAGGCGGCCGCTTTGTCGAGTTTACGCTCGCCTCGGGCTTCTCCTTGAATCCATTCTCAATGGTCGATGATGCCCGCGCGCATGAAGACGAGGATTACCAGCTCGACTGCTTTGCGATGATCAAAGCGATCGTCGGCCAGATGGCGCGGCCAAGCGCCGCCCCCTCGGACACCGAGCGCGGGCTGATCGATCTTGCAGTGACCCAGGTCTGGAATACGCTCGGCAGCGGCGGCGCGATCGACGACGTCGCGCATGCACTCCATCAGAGCGACAACGAGGCGGGCAAGGACCTCGCTACCGCGATCGCGCCCTTCTGCCGCGGTGGCAGCTACGCCGGCTTCTTCTCCGGGAAAGCGAGCTTCGCGCTCGAAGACGATTTCACCGTCTTCGAGATGAGCGACCTCGCGTCCCGCGAGGAGCTTCGAAGCGTTGTCCTCTCGGCAATCATGTTCATGACCGGTCAGGCGATGACGCGCTCGTCGCGCTCGACCAAGAAGCTGCTGCTGATCGACGAGGCCTGGGCGATGCTCAAGGGCGGTTCGATGGGCGAGTTCGTCGAGACCTATGCCCGCACCGCGCGCAAATATGGCGGCGCGCTTGCGACCGCGACTCAGTCCTTGAACGACTACTACAAGTCCGATGGTGCGCGCGCCGCGCTCGAAAACAGCGACTGGATGCTGGTGCTCCAACAGAAGCCCGAGACCATCGCCGATTTCCGCAAGGAGGCCCGGCTCGACATGGACGACCGGACCGAGACGCTGATCCGCAGCCTCAAGCGCTCGGGCACCGAGTACAGCGAGATCTACCTCAAAGGTCCCGAGATGGAAGCCGTTGGACGCCTGGTGCTCGACCCACTCTCCGCGACGATCTTCTCCTCCGATCCTGACACCTATGCCGCGATCCACCGCCATGTCGAAAACGGCATGCCGCTGGAGCGCGCAGTCGCGCTGGTCGCAGGTGTGGAAGGAGGCATGTGA
- the trbC gene encoding type-F conjugative transfer system pilin assembly protein TrbC, with protein sequence MRNAFPLLVGLSLVIAAGFAAASAQDAGPDLDLAEIRARAAEHAADAEALATSVRTKANALADDARAAQQTAFDNRAAYAETAQATANAGPLDIDGMIRAQADAEVAAMGDTPRFIAFASLAMPEPSLKALVRDVSRAGGVTVLRGFPQGDSARFKKRIAAIWSDSDDADALGIDPRLFRAFDIKVAPSFVMIASDFAPCDGFDCNDVLPPHDRLAGNISVAEVLDTFASGGGPGAQLARLHLRRLEGERP encoded by the coding sequence ATGAGAAACGCCTTCCCCCTACTCGTTGGGCTGAGCCTCGTGATCGCTGCCGGATTTGCCGCAGCTTCTGCGCAGGATGCCGGGCCCGACCTTGACCTGGCTGAGATCCGCGCGCGCGCGGCCGAACATGCCGCCGACGCCGAGGCTCTCGCCACATCGGTCAGGACAAAAGCGAATGCCCTCGCAGACGACGCGCGCGCCGCTCAGCAAACGGCTTTCGACAATCGCGCAGCCTATGCCGAGACTGCGCAGGCGACCGCGAATGCCGGGCCGCTCGATATCGATGGCATGATCCGCGCCCAGGCCGATGCGGAAGTCGCAGCGATGGGCGACACGCCCCGGTTCATCGCTTTTGCCTCATTAGCAATGCCCGAGCCCTCATTGAAGGCGCTGGTTCGCGATGTCTCGAGGGCCGGCGGCGTCACCGTGCTGCGCGGATTCCCCCAAGGCGACAGCGCGCGCTTCAAGAAGCGCATCGCCGCTATCTGGAGCGATAGCGATGATGCCGACGCGCTCGGGATCGACCCGCGCCTGTTCCGCGCCTTCGATATCAAGGTTGCCCCGAGCTTCGTGATGATCGCGAGCGATTTTGCCCCGTGCGACGGGTTCGACTGCAATGACGTCCTGCCGCCGCACGACCGCCTTGCGGGCAATATCAGCGTGGCCGAAGTGCTCGACACCTTTGCTTCGGGAGGCGGTCCGGGAGCACAACTCGCTCGCCTCCACCTTCGTCGCCTCGAAGGAGAACGGCCATGA
- a CDS encoding conjugal transfer protein TraF: MTHLHHLTALALGIAALPTTSAQAQERQDTRSTTAADALYCQERRLGYWFYCVKPAPIEEPQQPEAEQIAASQELDAITSELRELKARAILYPTEANVAAYIRFQRAQLDRASLFSDVWQRAIWQDPDLDYTLERPVGAVAKKQWQDARSAERDHVMATLSQRYGLFYFFSSTCGPCEVMSPIVKGVADRWRITVRAISTDGGPSRHFPDYRVETNQRGKLGLEGKATPALVLWDSVTKRPIPIGYGVLSADELQYRIYLLTSKEAGHDY, translated from the coding sequence ATGACCCATCTGCATCACCTAACGGCGCTCGCGCTCGGCATAGCTGCCCTGCCCACCACTTCGGCCCAGGCGCAGGAGCGGCAGGACACAAGATCGACCACCGCTGCCGACGCGCTCTACTGCCAAGAGCGTAGGCTCGGCTACTGGTTCTACTGCGTGAAGCCCGCTCCCATTGAAGAGCCACAACAGCCTGAAGCCGAGCAGATCGCGGCCAGCCAAGAACTCGACGCGATCACCTCCGAGCTTCGCGAACTCAAGGCGCGCGCGATCCTCTATCCGACCGAGGCCAATGTAGCGGCCTATATCCGCTTCCAGCGCGCGCAGCTCGACCGCGCCTCGCTGTTCTCCGATGTCTGGCAGCGGGCGATCTGGCAGGACCCGGACCTCGACTACACGCTTGAACGCCCCGTCGGAGCGGTCGCCAAGAAGCAGTGGCAGGATGCCCGCAGCGCGGAGCGCGATCACGTCATGGCAACGCTCTCGCAGCGCTACGGCCTTTTCTATTTCTTCAGTTCGACCTGCGGACCGTGCGAAGTGATGAGCCCGATCGTGAAGGGCGTCGCCGACCGCTGGCGGATCACCGTGCGCGCGATCTCCACCGATGGCGGTCCATCCCGGCATTTTCCCGACTATCGGGTCGAGACGAACCAGCGCGGCAAGCTTGGTCTCGAAGGCAAAGCCACCCCCGCTCTGGTGCTGTGGGACAGCGTGACCAAACGCCCGATTCCGATCGGCTACGGCGTGCTCTCGGCCGACGAGCTGCAGTACCGCATCTACCTTCTCACCTCCAAGGAAGCCGGACATGATTACTAG
- a CDS encoding conjugal transfer protein TraH, translating to MITSIRNAALTLAAASMVASPVAANVGDSMDRFMDDMGAAANVTGPTAFEGQSAGYYSLGNVWTRFPQKTTNIANLQLPRARAGCGGIDIFAGSFSFINASEMVALLKAVANNAVGFAFSLAIDTVCPECNKIMQEFSQKAQLMNNLSINSCEMAQGLVGGLWPKGDLADKAICEAIGNSEGIFTDYAAAKHGCGTRGQRASTNEGAGTDYADVNPGVPRNYTWHVLKKSAFFNPGGTFDRELAEYAMTLIGTVIYVPPKDDEPGKFVPFAGDASSTLVSALLDGTQGQTVRVFRCDETDLCLNPTFEQMSLSNAKAIRPRVALLIGNMVDAIRADTAIGNAEKELLQVAAVPLYKILTVQAAYGRGMPTDDRETLAEIASIDLLYAILDRIVSEAGRSMASFIAADEAKLAIWRGQVAEVRSGLVQRQATGQAKVSAIMQIIEKTAMIENALAASMSPSMSAALDWSRGLQSRSIIP from the coding sequence ATGATTACTAGCATCCGCAATGCGGCATTGACCCTTGCCGCCGCCAGCATGGTTGCCTCACCGGTCGCCGCGAATGTTGGCGACAGCATGGACCGCTTCATGGACGACATGGGGGCGGCGGCGAATGTCACCGGCCCGACCGCCTTCGAAGGCCAGTCGGCAGGCTATTACAGCCTCGGCAATGTCTGGACGCGCTTCCCTCAGAAGACGACCAACATCGCCAATCTCCAGCTGCCGCGCGCAAGGGCGGGCTGCGGCGGCATCGATATCTTTGCCGGCTCCTTTTCGTTCATCAACGCGAGCGAGATGGTCGCGCTCCTGAAGGCCGTTGCCAACAACGCGGTCGGCTTCGCGTTCAGCCTGGCGATCGATACCGTGTGCCCAGAGTGCAACAAGATCATGCAGGAGTTTAGCCAGAAGGCTCAGCTCATGAACAATCTCTCGATCAACTCCTGCGAGATGGCGCAGGGACTGGTCGGCGGACTGTGGCCCAAGGGCGATCTCGCCGACAAGGCGATCTGCGAAGCGATCGGGAACTCCGAAGGGATCTTTACCGATTATGCGGCCGCCAAGCACGGCTGCGGCACGCGCGGCCAGCGCGCGTCGACCAACGAGGGCGCCGGTACCGACTATGCCGACGTCAATCCCGGCGTGCCGCGCAACTACACCTGGCACGTCCTGAAAAAGAGCGCCTTCTTCAATCCGGGTGGTACCTTTGACCGCGAACTAGCCGAATACGCCATGACGCTGATTGGCACGGTCATCTACGTGCCGCCCAAGGATGATGAACCCGGCAAGTTCGTGCCGTTCGCGGGCGACGCGTCCTCGACGCTCGTAAGCGCGCTCCTAGACGGGACGCAGGGCCAGACCGTGCGCGTTTTCCGCTGCGACGAGACCGATCTCTGCCTCAATCCCACCTTCGAGCAGATGAGCCTATCGAATGCAAAGGCCATCCGCCCGCGGGTCGCGCTCCTCATCGGGAACATGGTCGATGCGATCCGGGCCGACACCGCGATCGGCAATGCCGAAAAGGAACTGCTGCAGGTCGCCGCTGTCCCCTTGTACAAGATCCTTACCGTCCAGGCCGCCTATGGACGCGGCATGCCGACCGACGACCGCGAAACGCTCGCCGAGATCGCCAGCATCGATCTGCTCTATGCCATCCTCGACCGGATCGTCTCGGAAGCCGGTCGCTCGATGGCGAGCTTCATCGCCGCCGATGAAGCCAAGCTTGCGATCTGGCGCGGCCAGGTCGCCGAAGTGCGCTCTGGCCTGGTCCAGAGGCAGGCTACTGGACAGGCCAAGGTCTCGGCGATCATGCAGATCATCGAGAAGACCGCGATGATCGAGAACGCGCTCGCCGCTTCGATGTCGCCCTCGATGTCCGCAGCGCTCGACTGGTCACGCGGCCTCCAGTCGCGCTCGATTATTCCCTGA
- a CDS encoding DsbC family protein: MNYSNQRPGLKARAAHISLAAASAAALLTSGVAIVTAMPAQAAITRDVVEALKLRLPRTPIDALDCTTFAPWCEVVSGETLFYIDEAARYLFVGRLYDMEERRDVTAARLLELNPDLLAAGAARHAGEDTGGRHDVAETRDRQVATHVDLKALPKEGAILWGNPKGLKLVVFSDFQCGYCKRLTGELEKAGVLVEERPISIFGASSRRLSEAVLCAADPVEALHAAYTGKHLEPRATCKKSAALDANEAFAQANGFAGTPVIVRARDGAVLHGYRDAKTLRAFANAKTGSKQ, from the coding sequence ATGAACTACTCGAACCAGCGGCCCGGCCTCAAGGCGCGCGCCGCGCACATATCGCTCGCCGCCGCCAGCGCAGCAGCCCTCCTTACAAGCGGCGTCGCGATCGTAACCGCCATGCCCGCGCAGGCCGCGATCACGCGAGATGTGGTTGAAGCGCTCAAGCTTCGTCTGCCCAGAACGCCGATCGACGCGCTCGATTGCACGACATTCGCGCCATGGTGCGAGGTCGTCTCGGGAGAGACGCTGTTCTACATCGACGAAGCGGCACGCTACCTCTTCGTCGGGCGGCTCTACGACATGGAGGAGCGGCGCGACGTGACTGCCGCGCGCCTGCTCGAACTCAACCCCGACCTGCTCGCCGCCGGCGCAGCCCGCCACGCCGGCGAGGACACTGGAGGGCGCCATGACGTTGCCGAAACCCGCGACAGGCAGGTCGCGACGCATGTCGATCTCAAAGCCCTTCCCAAGGAAGGCGCGATCCTGTGGGGCAATCCCAAGGGGCTGAAGCTGGTTGTCTTCTCGGATTTCCAGTGCGGCTACTGTAAGCGGCTCACCGGCGAACTCGAAAAGGCAGGCGTTCTTGTCGAGGAACGGCCGATCTCGATCTTCGGCGCGTCGAGCCGCCGCTTGTCCGAGGCGGTGCTGTGCGCCGCCGACCCGGTCGAGGCGCTCCATGCCGCATACACCGGCAAGCACCTCGAACCGCGCGCAACCTGCAAAAAGTCAGCTGCGCTCGATGCCAACGAAGCCTTTGCACAGGCCAACGGCTTTGCCGGAACCCCGGTAATCGTCCGGGCGCGCGACGGTGCGGTGCTGCACGGCTACCGTGATGCAAAGACACTGCGCGCCTTTGCCAATGCCAAGACCGGATCGAAGCAATGA
- a CDS encoding conjugal transfer protein TraN, whose protein sequence is MRLTQSLRIGLLALLAIAAPLSAQQQDARADGKAFGESLRGEAQEAARSQPDASTLPNYDRNAVRDLETLADDPDRIESSAAAAATGHQGYRAVRDSVANRARFDPSEIEDVIARSLAINETPLDYTSGMDISGGQGNCVPLPPGSGSAGTYTATCNTGTRIDQSVGQCAVPLVASVTRRQQWHYLCNETSTVYGYPWCSAFDGGSCRITGYRPGPCLQWRQDQFYRYCTEPGDPIAEITCDTPDARYTPYAVTTDNSIDTFSDESQCTGFADNGDCTLDNEICTDADPQTRVIDGVSVTRPCWEWQRSYTCTSREAASDCSDIESHGTCRFIGEDCLTDEDPCETWERIYECPLPGTDSSTQYVCDGDVYCIDGSCETIERTANDEFKDAAVALHAMDEARGQFDPNTLTLFRGTRNTCSSKVFGVFNCCKGKGFPLIPGISLLVALGCDREEVLLHQRDAQGLCAYVGTYCSDKFLGVCLTKKKVYCCFESKLSRILQEQGRRQLPKPWDKPKEEQCEGFTLDEFARLDLSRMDFSEVYAEFTDAARLPDELETSILIQQRIEDYYARGGQ, encoded by the coding sequence ATGAGGCTCACACAATCGCTTCGCATAGGACTGCTCGCCCTTCTTGCCATAGCCGCGCCCCTTTCCGCGCAGCAGCAGGACGCGCGGGCCGATGGCAAGGCATTCGGCGAAAGCCTGCGCGGCGAAGCGCAAGAAGCTGCCAGGTCGCAGCCCGACGCATCCACCCTCCCCAACTACGATCGCAATGCCGTGCGTGACCTCGAAACGCTCGCCGACGATCCCGACCGGATCGAAAGTAGCGCGGCAGCCGCTGCCACCGGACACCAGGGCTATCGGGCGGTGCGCGACAGCGTGGCCAATCGCGCGCGCTTCGATCCAAGTGAGATCGAGGACGTTATCGCGCGCAGCCTCGCCATCAACGAGACCCCGCTCGACTATACCAGTGGCATGGATATCTCCGGCGGTCAGGGCAATTGCGTGCCGCTGCCGCCCGGGTCCGGATCGGCAGGGACCTACACCGCGACCTGCAACACCGGCACGCGGATCGACCAGTCGGTGGGTCAGTGCGCGGTGCCGCTCGTTGCCAGCGTGACCCGGCGCCAGCAATGGCACTATCTCTGCAATGAGACCAGCACAGTCTATGGATATCCCTGGTGCTCGGCATTCGATGGAGGCTCGTGCCGGATCACCGGGTATCGGCCCGGCCCCTGCCTCCAGTGGCGGCAGGACCAGTTCTATAGATACTGCACCGAACCTGGCGACCCCATCGCCGAAATCACATGCGACACTCCAGATGCGCGCTACACGCCCTATGCGGTGACCACGGACAACTCGATCGATACCTTTTCCGACGAGAGCCAGTGCACCGGATTTGCCGATAATGGCGATTGCACGCTCGACAATGAGATCTGCACCGATGCCGATCCGCAGACCCGCGTGATCGACGGTGTCTCGGTTACGCGGCCCTGCTGGGAATGGCAGCGCAGCTACACCTGCACATCGCGCGAGGCGGCGAGCGACTGTTCCGACATCGAAAGCCATGGCACCTGCCGGTTCATCGGCGAGGATTGCTTAACCGACGAAGACCCGTGCGAGACCTGGGAGCGCATCTACGAATGCCCCCTCCCCGGAACTGACAGTTCCACCCAATATGTCTGCGACGGCGATGTCTATTGCATCGATGGCAGCTGCGAGACGATCGAGCGCACCGCCAACGATGAGTTCAAGGATGCCGCGGTCGCATTGCACGCCATGGACGAGGCGCGCGGCCAGTTCGATCCGAACACGCTGACGCTGTTCCGCGGCACGCGCAACACCTGCTCGTCCAAGGTCTTCGGCGTCTTCAACTGCTGCAAGGGCAAGGGTTTCCCGCTCATTCCGGGGATCAGCCTGCTGGTTGCGCTCGGCTGCGATCGCGAGGAAGTGCTACTCCACCAGCGCGATGCGCAGGGGCTGTGCGCCTATGTGGGGACCTATTGTTCGGACAAGTTCCTCGGCGTCTGCCTCACCAAGAAGAAGGTCTACTGCTGCTTTGAGTCCAAGCTCTCGCGGATCCTGCAGGAACAGGGACGTCGCCAGCTCCCCAAGCCATGGGACAAGCCCAAAGAAGAGCAATGTGAGGGGTTCACTCTCGACGAGTTTGCCCGGCTCGACCTCAGCCGGATGGATTTCAGCGAAGTCTATGCCGAGTTCACCGACGCGGCCCGACTTCCCGACGAACTCGAGACCAGCATCCTCATCCAGCAGAGGATCGAAGATTATTACGCAAGGGGCGGCCAATGA
- the traW gene encoding type-F conjugative transfer system protein TraW, with protein MRSLFPLGALLLAALPASLQARDYGQRGAVFPVIERDLLEQIHTRLAQMEKSGETARLNEELKRRTIARVNRPDPVAGVIRASASRSWAFDPTITLAADIRGAKGELIHAAGTRVNPLDSVKLRGDLLFLDGDDPAQVAWSLRQEVNAKLILVKGAPLELMKARQRRFYFDQGGKLTQKFGIKAVPARVRQNGRVLEVSEIALSRRKAQP; from the coding sequence ATGCGCTCCCTCTTTCCGCTTGGCGCGCTTCTCCTCGCTGCGCTCCCTGCCAGCCTGCAGGCACGAGACTACGGCCAGCGCGGCGCGGTCTTCCCCGTGATCGAGCGCGATCTCTTGGAACAGATCCATACGCGCCTCGCCCAGATGGAAAAGTCGGGCGAGACCGCGCGGCTCAACGAGGAACTCAAGCGTCGCACGATCGCCCGCGTCAACCGGCCTGATCCGGTTGCCGGCGTGATCCGCGCAAGCGCAAGCCGCAGCTGGGCGTTCGACCCGACGATCACGCTTGCTGCCGATATCCGCGGGGCCAAAGGCGAGCTCATCCATGCTGCCGGAACGAGGGTCAACCCGCTCGACAGCGTCAAGCTGCGCGGCGACCTCCTGTTTCTCGACGGCGACGATCCGGCGCAGGTCGCCTGGTCGCTGAGGCAAGAGGTCAATGCCAAGCTGATCCTCGTCAAGGGTGCGCCGCTCGAGCTGATGAAGGCCCGCCAGCGAAGGTTCTATTTCGACCAGGGCGGCAAGCTGACGCAAAAATTCGGCATCAAGGCCGTTCCCGCGCGGGTGCGCCAGAACGGGCGCGTCCTCGAAGTCAGCGAGATTGCGCTGTCGCGCCGGAAGGCACAGCCATGA
- a CDS encoding S26 family signal peptidase has product MSLTRSILRTLLLSGLVLLPLAWAPLDAFSKDHAFLINASPSLPNWAFWLDKHAPIKRGSLIFFEPPQSELVERHFGKGPQMFGKRVLGMPGDVVRHEGDAVFINGKQVASLLEVTRLGVPLARGPEGAIPEGCYYTGTSHPRGLDSRYGAIGFVCRGQILGSGRAIL; this is encoded by the coding sequence ATGAGCCTGACCCGCTCGATCCTCCGTACGCTGCTGCTCTCGGGGCTGGTCCTGCTACCGCTCGCCTGGGCGCCGCTCGATGCCTTCAGCAAGGACCACGCGTTCCTCATCAATGCGAGCCCGAGCCTGCCCAACTGGGCGTTCTGGCTCGACAAGCACGCGCCGATCAAACGCGGCAGCCTGATCTTCTTCGAGCCGCCGCAAAGCGAGCTGGTCGAAAGGCATTTCGGAAAAGGACCGCAGATGTTCGGCAAGCGCGTGCTTGGCATGCCGGGCGATGTCGTGCGCCACGAGGGCGATGCGGTCTTCATCAACGGGAAGCAGGTCGCGAGCCTGCTCGAGGTCACCCGCCTTGGCGTGCCGCTCGCGCGCGGTCCCGAAGGCGCAATACCGGAAGGTTGCTACTACACCGGCACCAGCCATCCCCGCGGGCTCGACAGCCGCTATGGCGCAATCGGCTTCGTGTGCCGCGGACAAATCCTTGGCAGCGGGAGGGCGATCCTGTGA